In Rahnella sikkimica, the following are encoded in one genomic region:
- a CDS encoding BON domain-containing protein, giving the protein MKLFKTLSAFCMAAVVVMAVAACAPTKKSEGTGGYIDDTVVTTKVKSALLADKTIKSTEISVETFKGRVQLSGFVTSTADANRAVQVTRGVAGVRSIENDMRVK; this is encoded by the coding sequence ATGAAGCTATTCAAGACATTGTCCGCTTTCTGCATGGCCGCTGTGGTCGTCATGGCCGTGGCTGCCTGCGCACCAACAAAAAAATCAGAAGGAACGGGTGGTTACATCGATGACACCGTGGTTACGACGAAAGTGAAATCCGCCCTGCTGGCAGATAAAACCATCAAATCCACAGAAATCAGCGTTGAGACCTTTAAAGGCCGTGTTCAGTTAAGTGGCTTCGTGACTTCAACTGCGGATGCTAACCGTGCGGTACAGGTGACGCGTGGCGTGGCGGGTGTGCGTTCCATTGAGAACGACATGCGGGTGAAGTAA
- a CDS encoding YnfU family zinc-binding protein, with protein sequence MSFFDGLKFLTSTTTKVTCPECGFVSEQMSAKVRKNSTLVCKKCGALFQPKSR encoded by the coding sequence ATGTCATTCTTCGACGGATTGAAGTTTCTAACCAGTACGACCACGAAGGTCACCTGCCCGGAATGCGGTTTTGTTTCTGAACAGATGAGCGCAAAAGTGCGCAAAAACTCCACGCTGGTTTGTAAAAAATGTGGCGCACTTTTTCAGCCCAAATCCCGCTAA
- the yciA gene encoding acyl-CoA thioester hydrolase YciA, which produces MNEKQSLPNGEMVLRTLAMPADTNANGDIFGGWLMSQMDMGGAIQAKEIAKGRVVTVRVDGMTFLKPVAVGDVVCCYARCIRTGNSSITINVEVWVKKVSSEPIGQRYRATEAVFTYVAVDESGKSRQLPDGRSNFSVDSGGVSQD; this is translated from the coding sequence ATGAACGAAAAACAAAGTTTACCCAATGGTGAAATGGTACTGCGCACGCTGGCCATGCCTGCTGACACCAATGCGAACGGCGATATCTTTGGCGGATGGCTGATGTCACAGATGGACATGGGCGGCGCGATCCAGGCGAAGGAAATCGCCAAAGGCCGCGTGGTGACGGTGCGTGTCGACGGCATGACTTTCCTCAAACCGGTCGCGGTAGGTGACGTGGTGTGTTGTTACGCGCGCTGTATCCGCACCGGTAACAGTTCCATCACCATCAACGTAGAAGTGTGGGTGAAGAAAGTCTCTTCTGAGCCTATCGGACAGCGCTACAGAGCCACAGAAGCGGTGTTTACCTACGTTGCGGTAGATGAGTCCGGTAAATCCCGTCAGTTGCCTGATGGCCGCAGCAATTTCAGTGTCGATTCTGGCGGTGTTTCCCAGGATTAA
- a CDS encoding septation protein A — protein sequence MKQLLDFLPLVVFFVVYKLYDIFVASGALIAATALTLVITWVVYRKIEKMTLITFAMVAVFGTLTLVFHNDEFIKWKVTVIYVLFSGALLVSQLVMKKPLIQRMLGKELTLPDHVWNKLNVSWAIFFLLCGLANIYVAFWLPQNVWVNFKVFGLTVLTLVFTLLSGIYIYRHMPDEEKK from the coding sequence ATGAAGCAGCTCCTCGATTTTCTTCCCCTGGTTGTCTTTTTTGTGGTTTATAAGCTTTACGACATTTTTGTCGCATCAGGCGCGTTGATCGCTGCCACTGCACTGACGTTAGTCATCACCTGGGTGGTGTATCGCAAAATTGAGAAAATGACGTTAATCACCTTCGCCATGGTGGCTGTTTTCGGCACCCTGACGCTGGTCTTCCATAATGATGAATTTATCAAATGGAAAGTGACGGTTATTTATGTTCTGTTCTCCGGTGCTTTACTGGTCAGCCAACTGGTAATGAAAAAGCCGTTAATTCAGCGGATGCTGGGAAAAGAACTGACGCTGCCTGACCACGTGTGGAATAAGCTCAACGTCAGCTGGGCAATCTTTTTCCTGCTGTGCGGTCTGGCAAATATCTACGTGGCGTTCTGGCTGCCGCAGAATGTCTGGGTGAACTTCAAAGTGTTCGGGCTTACCGTTCTGACGTTGGTCTTCACGCTGTTAAGCGGCATCTATATTTACCGGCATATGCCGGATGAAGAAAAAAAATAA
- a CDS encoding YciI family protein yields MLYVIYSEDVSDSLEKRTLARPAHIERLKKLQEQGRVLIGGPTPAIDSEDPGAAGMTGSLLVVEFETLEAAKVWADADPYVAAGVYKSVTVKPFKRVF; encoded by the coding sequence ATGCTTTACGTTATTTATTCTGAAGACGTTTCCGACTCACTGGAAAAACGCACGCTTGCGCGCCCGGCGCACATCGAACGCCTGAAAAAATTACAGGAACAAGGTCGCGTCCTGATTGGCGGCCCGACCCCCGCCATCGACAGCGAAGATCCGGGTGCGGCAGGGATGACCGGTTCCCTGCTGGTCGTCGAATTTGAAACCCTGGAAGCCGCCAAAGTGTGGGCTGACGCTGACCCGTATGTCGCCGCAGGCGTGTACAAATCCGTGACCGTCAAACCGTTCAAACGCGTATTCTGA
- a CDS encoding IS4 family transposase, which translates to MSLLSEQLQVAAAFNYPESIDSFQKNIPLEWIEQALSQTGRATVRRRRFPAEQVVWLVLGIALMRNRSISDVCDKLDLAFPDSHGNFSPMATSSLVKARQRLGFEPLRHLFYSTSEQWDKEDTEKFVCGLKVFSVDGTQFRAPDTPENKSFGFASGSNSFPSVLLVALMSARSHLITDVAFGPVKNSEIYYAQQLVSSVQENSLTLFDRAYFSAELLLSWEGAGANTHWLTPVKSKMRHKVIEQYSEYDQLIEMPVSPQARKQFPHLPHTWLARKVLIIKPSGEIKEFITSMKDPEKYPFEDIIQVYWERWEIEQGYSELKCSQLGNTNILRSQKPAGIYQEIWGILISYNLVRLEMRRMADDFNVHPLRISFINALRLIQEEFLWCSGRTPGTIPRKLRDLRESGKRLILPEKRKRPAYPREVLARPAKYPTKKKAARS; encoded by the coding sequence ATGAGCCTACTTTCCGAACAACTTCAGGTTGCCGCCGCATTTAACTACCCTGAATCTATTGATTCTTTTCAAAAAAATATTCCTCTCGAATGGATTGAACAAGCTCTCAGTCAAACCGGCAGAGCGACTGTTCGCAGACGAAGATTTCCCGCTGAACAGGTCGTCTGGCTTGTCCTTGGAATTGCTTTGATGCGTAACCGTTCTATTTCTGATGTCTGCGATAAACTCGATTTAGCCTTTCCTGACAGCCACGGTAATTTCTCGCCCATGGCAACGAGTAGTCTGGTCAAAGCCAGGCAGCGCCTGGGGTTCGAGCCCCTTCGACATCTTTTCTATTCCACCTCTGAGCAGTGGGACAAAGAAGATACGGAAAAATTTGTATGTGGCCTCAAAGTATTCAGCGTCGACGGAACCCAATTCAGAGCCCCGGATACTCCTGAGAATAAATCCTTTGGTTTTGCTTCCGGTAGTAACTCATTCCCTTCGGTTTTACTCGTTGCGCTTATGTCTGCGCGCAGTCATTTGATCACTGATGTTGCATTTGGGCCGGTAAAGAACAGCGAAATATATTATGCACAACAGTTGGTTAGCTCCGTTCAGGAAAACTCACTGACCCTCTTTGACCGGGCTTACTTTTCCGCAGAACTTTTACTTTCCTGGGAAGGCGCAGGAGCGAATACACACTGGCTAACACCGGTGAAAAGTAAAATGAGGCACAAAGTTATCGAGCAGTATTCTGAATACGATCAGCTTATTGAAATGCCGGTTTCTCCGCAGGCCAGAAAACAGTTCCCGCATCTTCCCCACACATGGTTGGCTCGTAAGGTATTGATAATAAAACCTTCTGGAGAGATAAAAGAATTCATTACATCAATGAAAGACCCTGAAAAATATCCTTTCGAAGACATCATTCAAGTGTACTGGGAAAGATGGGAAATAGAACAAGGTTACAGCGAGCTAAAATGCAGTCAGTTGGGAAATACAAATATCTTAAGAAGCCAAAAACCGGCGGGGATCTACCAGGAAATTTGGGGAATATTAATTAGTTACAATCTCGTTCGATTGGAAATGAGGCGAATGGCTGATGACTTCAATGTCCACCCTTTGCGCATAAGCTTCATAAATGCATTGCGGCTGATACAAGAGGAATTTTTGTGGTGTTCAGGGCGAACGCCGGGAACAATACCTAGAAAACTAAGAGACTTACGAGAGTCAGGTAAGCGATTAATCTTACCTGAAAAACGCAAAAGGCCAGCTTATCCAAGAGAAGTACTGGCTCGCCCTGCAAAGTATCCAACTAAAAAGAAAGCCGCTCGTTCTTAA
- a CDS encoding YkgJ family cysteine cluster protein, producing MSEINNPCMTCGACCAYFRVSFYWAESEEAGGVVPQALTEQVTPFLSCMKGTNSKTPRCVALEGEVGQSVSCSVYLNRPTTCHEFDQSGLNGIASPACDRARAHYGLPALDVGLPVIDVSAFTPALAAFRRAD from the coding sequence ATGAGCGAAATTAACAATCCTTGTATGACCTGTGGCGCGTGCTGCGCCTATTTCCGTGTTTCATTTTATTGGGCTGAATCTGAAGAAGCTGGCGGCGTTGTTCCGCAGGCACTGACGGAGCAGGTCACCCCTTTTTTGAGCTGCATGAAAGGCACCAACAGCAAGACGCCTCGCTGTGTGGCTCTGGAAGGAGAAGTGGGACAATCGGTTTCCTGTTCTGTTTACCTCAACCGCCCGACAACCTGCCACGAATTTGATCAGTCAGGATTGAACGGTATCGCCAGCCCGGCCTGCGATCGCGCACGGGCGCATTACGGTCTGCCTGCCCTGGACGTGGGTTTACCGGTGATTGATGTCAGCGCTTTCACACCGGCACTGGCGGCGTTCCGTCGGGCTGACTGA
- the trpCF gene encoding bifunctional indole-3-glycerol-phosphate synthase TrpC/phosphoribosylanthranilate isomerase TrpF, with protein sequence MQQETVLHKIVRDKEIWVAARKEQQPLASFQNDITQSQRSFYDALQGARTAFILECKQASPSKGKIRENFDPVEIAGVYKNYASAISVLTDEKYFQGSFDFLPLVSKTVTQPVLCKDFIIEPYQIHLARFYQADAILLMLSVLSDEQYVQLAAVAHSLNMGVLTEASNEEELDRAVNLKAKVVGINNRDLRDLSIDLNRTRELAPRVPHGVTVISESGINTYGQIRELSRFANGFLIGSALMSEPDLNTAVSRVLLGENKVCGLTRAQDAKAAHDAGAIYGGLIFVDASPRFVTQPLAKEVQNGAPLKYVGVFRGAQRADVVQTAQALNLTAVQLHGDEDQAYIDALRSELPSAVQIWKALSVKDAMPERNLNHVDRYVLDNGKGGTGHRFDWSKLAGQDLSNVLLAGGLSADNCVEAAQLGCAGLDFNSGVESAPGIKDADKITAVFQTLRAY encoded by the coding sequence ATGCAGCAGGAAACCGTGCTCCACAAGATTGTTCGCGACAAGGAAATTTGGGTCGCGGCACGCAAAGAACAACAACCGCTGGCCAGCTTTCAGAACGACATAACGCAGAGCCAGCGCAGTTTCTACGATGCGCTTCAGGGCGCAAGAACGGCTTTTATTCTTGAGTGCAAACAGGCCTCTCCTTCCAAAGGAAAAATCCGCGAGAACTTTGATCCGGTAGAAATCGCCGGTGTTTACAAAAACTACGCATCGGCCATTTCCGTTCTGACGGATGAAAAATACTTCCAGGGCAGCTTTGATTTTCTGCCACTGGTGAGCAAAACCGTCACGCAGCCGGTGTTGTGCAAAGACTTTATTATCGAGCCGTATCAGATTCATCTGGCACGCTTTTATCAGGCCGATGCCATTTTGCTGATGCTGTCGGTACTTAGCGATGAACAATACGTTCAGCTCGCCGCTGTCGCGCACAGCCTGAATATGGGTGTGCTGACCGAGGCCAGTAATGAAGAAGAATTAGACCGCGCGGTCAATCTCAAAGCCAAAGTCGTCGGCATCAATAACCGTGACCTGCGCGATCTGTCGATTGACCTGAACCGCACGCGTGAACTGGCACCCCGTGTGCCGCACGGTGTCACTGTCATCAGCGAATCCGGCATTAATACCTACGGTCAGATCCGCGAACTCAGCCGTTTTGCCAACGGTTTCCTGATTGGCAGCGCGCTGATGTCAGAGCCCGACCTGAATACCGCCGTCAGCCGCGTGCTGCTCGGCGAGAATAAAGTGTGCGGCCTGACCCGCGCGCAGGATGCCAAAGCCGCACATGATGCTGGCGCGATTTACGGCGGGCTTATTTTTGTCGACGCCTCACCGCGCTTCGTGACGCAGCCGCTGGCGAAAGAAGTGCAGAACGGCGCACCGCTGAAATACGTCGGCGTGTTCCGTGGTGCGCAACGGGCTGACGTTGTGCAAACCGCTCAGGCACTGAACCTTACCGCCGTGCAGCTTCATGGCGATGAAGATCAGGCGTATATCGACGCCCTGCGCAGCGAACTGCCTTCTGCGGTGCAGATCTGGAAAGCGCTGAGCGTGAAAGACGCTATGCCAGAACGCAATCTGAATCACGTTGACCGTTACGTTCTCGATAACGGCAAAGGCGGAACCGGTCATCGTTTTGACTGGAGCAAACTCGCCGGGCAAGACCTGAGCAATGTTCTGCTGGCCGGTGGCCTGAGCGCAGATAACTGCGTCGAGGCCGCGCAGCTCGGTTGCGCGGGTCTGGATTTCAATTCAGGCGTCGAGAGCGCACCGGGCATTAAAGATGCGGATAAAATTACCGCCGTATTCCAGACATTGCGGGCTTATTAA
- the trpA gene encoding tryptophan synthase subunit alpha: protein MERYQQLFKRLESKKEGAFVPFVTLGDPGVELSLSIIDTLIEAGADALELGIPFSDPLADGPTIQNANLRAFAAGVTPTQCFNLLARIREKHPDIPIGLLMYANLVFHNGIETFYQRCAEVGVDSVLVADVPFEESAPFRAAALRHGIAPIFICPPNASDDLLREISSHGRGYTYLLSRAGVTGTEKRALTPLNHLVDKLREYHAAPPLQGFGISEPSQVKETLAAGAAGAISGSATVRIIENNLHQPSEMLAQLSRFVSEMKAATRA from the coding sequence ATGGAACGTTATCAGCAATTATTCAAGCGTCTGGAAAGCAAAAAAGAAGGTGCCTTCGTTCCCTTCGTGACGCTGGGCGATCCGGGTGTTGAGCTGTCGCTGTCTATTATCGACACGCTGATTGAAGCCGGTGCCGATGCACTGGAACTGGGTATTCCGTTCTCTGATCCGCTGGCCGATGGCCCGACGATTCAGAACGCTAACCTGCGCGCATTTGCCGCCGGTGTGACGCCAACACAATGCTTCAATCTGCTGGCGCGCATCCGTGAAAAACATCCGGATATCCCGATTGGCCTGCTGATGTACGCCAACCTGGTGTTCCATAACGGCATCGAAACTTTCTACCAGCGTTGCGCCGAAGTGGGCGTGGATTCTGTGCTGGTGGCAGATGTGCCATTTGAAGAATCTGCCCCGTTCCGCGCGGCAGCGCTGCGTCACGGCATCGCACCGATTTTCATCTGTCCGCCGAATGCGTCAGACGATTTGCTGCGCGAGATTTCTTCTCATGGACGTGGCTACACCTATTTGCTGTCACGCGCCGGTGTGACCGGGACGGAAAAACGCGCCCTGACGCCGCTCAATCATCTGGTGGATAAACTGCGCGAATATCACGCCGCGCCACCTTTGCAGGGCTTCGGTATTTCTGAACCTTCACAGGTGAAAGAAACGCTGGCTGCGGGCGCTGCGGGGGCGATTTCCGGCTCCGCAACAGTGCGTATCATCGAAAATAATCTGCACCAGCCTTCTGAAATGCTGGCTCAGCTTTCCCGTTTCGTCAGTGAAATGAAAGCCGCCACCCGCGCATAA
- the trpB gene encoding tryptophan synthase subunit beta, with amino-acid sequence MTLLNPYFGEFGGQYVPQILMPALAQLEEAFVSAQRDPEFQAEFIDLLKNYAGRPTALTLCKNLTAGTKTKLYLKREDLLHGGAHKTNQVLGQALLAKRMGKTEIIAETGAGQHGVASALACALLGLKCRIYMGAKDIERQSPNVFRMRLMGAEVIPVHSGSSTLKDACNEALRDWSGSYETAHYMLGTAAGPHPYPTIVREFQRMIGEETKAQMQEREGCLPDAVIACVGGGSNAIGMFADFIDDTSVKLIGVEPGGLGIETGQHGAPLKHGHVGIYFGMKAPMMQTSEGQIEESYSISAGLDFPSVGPQHAFLNSIGRAEYVSITDEEALDAFKELSRHEGIIPALESSHALAYALKLIKETPEKEQILVVNLSGRGDKDIFTVHDILTARGEI; translated from the coding sequence ATGACTTTACTTAATCCCTACTTCGGCGAATTTGGCGGCCAGTACGTCCCGCAAATTCTGATGCCTGCACTGGCGCAGCTGGAAGAAGCTTTTGTCAGCGCGCAGCGCGACCCGGAGTTTCAGGCTGAATTTATCGATTTACTGAAAAACTATGCAGGTCGCCCGACGGCGCTGACATTGTGTAAAAACCTGACCGCAGGCACCAAAACCAAGCTGTATCTCAAGCGTGAAGATCTGCTGCACGGCGGCGCACACAAAACGAACCAGGTGCTGGGTCAGGCGTTGCTGGCTAAACGAATGGGTAAAACTGAGATTATCGCCGAAACCGGTGCCGGTCAGCACGGCGTGGCATCGGCTCTGGCCTGTGCCCTGCTCGGCCTGAAATGCCGCATTTATATGGGTGCCAAAGACATTGAGCGCCAGTCGCCGAACGTGTTCCGTATGCGTCTGATGGGCGCAGAAGTGATACCGGTTCACAGCGGTTCCTCCACGCTGAAAGATGCCTGTAACGAGGCGCTGCGCGACTGGTCTGGCAGCTACGAAACCGCCCACTATATGCTGGGAACTGCGGCGGGCCCGCATCCGTATCCGACGATTGTGCGTGAATTCCAGCGTATGATCGGTGAAGAAACCAAAGCGCAAATGCAGGAACGCGAAGGCTGTCTTCCGGACGCCGTAATCGCCTGCGTCGGCGGCGGATCTAACGCCATCGGTATGTTTGCTGATTTCATTGATGACACCAGCGTGAAGCTGATTGGTGTTGAACCGGGTGGTCTGGGTATCGAAACCGGGCAACACGGCGCACCGCTCAAACACGGGCACGTCGGCATCTATTTCGGGATGAAAGCCCCGATGATGCAGACTTCAGAAGGCCAGATTGAAGAATCGTATTCCATCTCTGCCGGTCTGGATTTCCCGTCCGTCGGGCCGCAACATGCGTTCCTCAACAGCATCGGCCGTGCGGAATATGTGTCGATCACCGATGAAGAGGCGCTGGACGCCTTTAAAGAATTGTCCCGCCATGAAGGGATTATTCCTGCGCTTGAATCTTCGCACGCGCTGGCTTATGCACTGAAACTCATCAAGGAAACACCGGAGAAAGAACAAATTCTGGTGGTGAATCTGTCAGGCCGCGGCGACAAAGATATTTTCACCGTACATGACATCCTGACTGCCCGGGGAGAAATTTAA
- a CDS encoding YciC family protein: protein MSITASTLYRDSYNFMRNQLGSVFSLAVLAALITVILSWILSPSADQLDAIGQLMNNMAGMSVADMMGFIEQQVTPEQQSAIFRYSIAALFSTLAGNVILVGGVLTLIQLVSQGVRASVTQVVTASLPVLPRLIILLFVFSIMFRLGLALLFVPAFLIAIAWSMSPIIACKEQVGMFKAMRLSTRLAFTHVRLVAPGVLLWILAQVVLMLFIGVLSALNPMISAVIFGALSNVITAFILIYLFRLYMKLQA, encoded by the coding sequence ATGTCTATCACGGCCAGTACGTTGTACCGTGACAGTTATAATTTTATGCGCAATCAGCTCGGTAGCGTTTTTTCGCTTGCCGTTCTGGCCGCATTAATTACCGTCATATTGAGCTGGATTTTAAGCCCGTCAGCCGATCAGCTTGATGCTATCGGGCAACTTATGAACAACATGGCGGGCATGAGCGTCGCCGATATGATGGGTTTCATTGAACAACAGGTGACGCCGGAACAGCAAAGCGCCATTTTCCGTTACAGCATTGCGGCGCTGTTTTCTACGCTGGCAGGCAATGTCATTTTGGTTGGCGGTGTCCTGACCCTTATCCAGCTGGTTTCTCAGGGCGTTCGTGCCAGCGTCACGCAGGTCGTGACGGCTTCGTTGCCGGTTCTGCCGCGTTTAATTATTTTGCTGTTCGTTTTCAGCATCATGTTCCGTCTCGGTCTGGCGCTGCTTTTCGTTCCTGCGTTCCTGATTGCCATTGCCTGGTCAATGTCGCCAATCATTGCCTGTAAAGAACAGGTCGGGATGTTTAAAGCGATGCGCCTGAGCACGCGTCTGGCGTTTACTCATGTGCGGCTGGTGGCACCGGGTGTTTTGCTGTGGATCCTGGCGCAGGTGGTTCTGATGCTTTTCATCGGCGTGTTAAGTGCCCTGAATCCGATGATCAGCGCCGTCATTTTCGGCGCGCTCAGCAATGTCATCACGGCATTTATCCTGATTTATCTGTTCCGTCTTTACATGAAATTACAGGCTTAA
- a CDS encoding energy transducer TonB, with translation MPLKKFRFIRKVTLPAVLSVSLHIAVIAGVLYMAVGESIKLPTQEQKVMSVTMVNPADFAPPPPPPQPEPTPPEPEPEPEVVPEPPPPPEAVVIPEPPKPKPKPVKKPVVKPKVKPVERPVEKPLQTVQTAPVTSNQPVTKPVSQPPASTNAQSNTGPRPLQRGEPMYPARALALRIEGRVRVQFDVDSDGRVQNVRVLSAEPRNMFEREVKQAMGKWRYEPKAASNLVVNLVFKIKGGTTVE, from the coding sequence ATGCCGCTAAAAAAGTTTAGATTTATCCGCAAGGTTACGTTGCCTGCCGTTCTTTCTGTCAGTTTGCACATTGCTGTTATTGCGGGTGTTTTGTACATGGCAGTCGGTGAGTCAATCAAGCTGCCGACGCAGGAACAAAAAGTCATGAGTGTGACGATGGTCAACCCGGCAGACTTTGCGCCACCTCCGCCGCCGCCTCAACCTGAGCCAACACCGCCGGAACCTGAACCAGAGCCCGAAGTGGTGCCAGAGCCTCCGCCGCCGCCAGAAGCGGTTGTGATCCCGGAGCCGCCGAAGCCAAAACCTAAACCGGTGAAAAAACCGGTCGTGAAGCCAAAAGTGAAACCGGTTGAACGTCCGGTGGAAAAACCGCTGCAAACGGTACAAACCGCGCCCGTCACCAGCAATCAGCCGGTCACGAAGCCCGTGAGTCAGCCGCCTGCGTCAACCAATGCGCAGAGCAATACCGGGCCGCGCCCGCTGCAACGTGGCGAACCGATGTATCCGGCGCGTGCGCTGGCGCTGCGTATTGAAGGGCGCGTCCGTGTTCAGTTTGATGTGGACAGCGATGGGCGGGTACAAAATGTCCGCGTTCTTTCTGCTGAGCCGCGCAACATGTTTGAGCGTGAAGTAAAACAGGCGATGGGGAAATGGCGTTACGAACCGAAGGCGGCCAGCAACTTAGTGGTTAACCTGGTGTTCAAAATCAAAGGCGGCACCACCGTCGAATAA
- the ompW gene encoding outer membrane protein OmpW encodes MKAAHWALVAAAAFPAIASAHEAGDVIVRVGTATVRPTAGSDNVLGLGSFNINNNTQMGLTFGYMFTDNIGMELLAATPFQHKIGLKSTGTIAEVKQLPPSLMAQYYFGDKRDKLRPYLGLGINYTTFFDTKFNQTGQDAGLSDLSVKDSWGVATQAGLDYNLNDNWLINMSVWWMDIDTEVKFKAGGEQQNINTRIDPWVFMFGVGYRF; translated from the coding sequence ATGAAAGCAGCACATTGGGCATTAGTGGCAGCAGCCGCATTTCCGGCAATCGCGAGCGCACATGAAGCAGGGGATGTGATTGTTCGCGTTGGCACAGCAACCGTTCGTCCAACCGCAGGTTCAGACAACGTGCTGGGGCTGGGTTCTTTTAATATTAATAACAATACGCAGATGGGTTTGACGTTCGGGTACATGTTCACCGACAACATCGGGATGGAACTGCTGGCCGCGACGCCGTTCCAGCACAAGATCGGCCTGAAAAGCACCGGAACCATCGCCGAAGTGAAACAGTTGCCGCCGTCATTAATGGCGCAATACTACTTCGGGGACAAGCGTGACAAATTGCGTCCGTACCTCGGTCTGGGTATCAACTACACCACGTTCTTTGATACGAAATTCAACCAGACAGGGCAGGATGCGGGGCTTTCTGATCTGAGCGTTAAAGATTCCTGGGGCGTGGCAACGCAGGCGGGTCTGGATTACAACCTCAATGATAACTGGCTGATCAACATGTCCGTCTGGTGGATGGATATCGATACAGAAGTTAAATTCAAAGCGGGCGGCGAGCAGCAAAACATCAACACCCGGATTGACCCGTGGGTCTTTATGTTTGGCGTCGGCTATCGTTTCTGA